In a single window of the Actinomycetota bacterium genome:
- a CDS encoding type II toxin-antitoxin system RelE/ParE family toxin, whose translation MTERFPLVVASPAARALADELLEAVAVAIIGFITGALLDDPRRVGRELRRELAGVRAVRRGTYRVLYRIDEDRHEVTVVRIDHRKDVYRA comes from the coding sequence GTGACTGAGCGCTTCCCGCTCGTTGTTGCCAGTCCCGCCGCCCGAGCCCTCGCCGACGAACTCCTTGAGGCCGTCGCTGTCGCGATCATCGGGTTCATCACCGGGGCCTTGCTCGACGATCCGCGGCGAGTGGGTCGCGAGCTGCGGCGTGAGCTTGCAGGGGTCCGGGCCGTTCGCCGGGGCACCTATCGGGTCCTCTATCGAATCGATGAGGATCGCCACGAAGTGACTGTCGTTCGGATCGATCACCGGAAGGACGTCTACCGGGCTTGA
- a CDS encoding response regulator transcription factor has product MRRVEWDRLPEHVAQPQGAFAEPVAEHRDVAATGEAVFGPGIADRVLRTFTAPPPTTAVPFPELTDREREVLNQLAAGKSNGEIAQTLLLSPRTVANHVSSILTKLQATDRIQAALRARDAGLGK; this is encoded by the coding sequence GTGCGGCGCGTCGAGTGGGATCGGCTCCCCGAACACGTCGCGCAGCCACAGGGTGCGTTCGCTGAACCAGTAGCGGAGCATCGTGACGTCGCCGCCACCGGTGAAGCCGTGTTCGGCCCCGGCATCGCCGACCGAGTACTGCGCACCTTCACCGCGCCACCGCCCACCACAGCCGTGCCATTTCCCGAGTTGACCGATCGCGAACGCGAGGTGCTCAACCAACTCGCCGCTGGCAAGTCCAACGGCGAGATCGCCCAAACGTTGCTGCTCAGCCCTCGCACCGTCGCCAACCACGTCTCCAGCATCCTCACCAAGCTGCAGGCCACCGACCGCATCCAAGCGGCACTCCGCGCCCGAGACGCCGGACTCGGAAAATGA
- a CDS encoding methyltransferase domain-containing protein, which produces MATSDTRSPVPSIAGYLEQLNRWRFPPEGDLRGAPDQSYRGWRRVVVRAMPDAMLQRARVLVTRTAMLAQRRTLRPTDGELRLHLGCGECRIPGWVNIDLAGGQADLVWDLRRPLPVEAGSATAIFHEHFLEHLPLSDALDFLRECHDMLAPGGVLRIGVPDFREHFRSYIERDTFLDDIRPGRPAPLFALNELVYSYGHASLWDMSTFRLVLEEVGFEHVEERAFGESRVRPAPDSPERRNGTLYVEAVKPGAAPPPSST; this is translated from the coding sequence GTGGCCACCTCCGACACCCGATCGCCCGTGCCGTCGATCGCGGGCTACCTCGAGCAGCTGAACCGGTGGCGGTTCCCTCCGGAGGGCGACCTGCGCGGGGCGCCCGATCAGAGCTACCGCGGGTGGCGGCGAGTCGTCGTACGAGCGATGCCCGATGCGATGCTCCAGCGCGCTCGAGTGCTGGTGACGAGAACGGCGATGCTCGCGCAGCGAAGGACCCTACGACCGACCGACGGTGAGCTGCGCCTCCATCTCGGCTGCGGCGAGTGCCGCATCCCAGGATGGGTGAACATCGATCTGGCCGGCGGCCAGGCCGACCTCGTCTGGGACCTCCGCCGACCGCTGCCCGTGGAGGCGGGCTCCGCCACCGCGATCTTCCACGAGCACTTCCTCGAACACCTCCCGTTGAGCGACGCGCTCGACTTCCTTCGGGAGTGCCACGACATGCTGGCTCCGGGTGGGGTGCTCAGGATCGGCGTCCCCGACTTCCGTGAGCACTTCCGGAGCTACATCGAGCGGGACACCTTCCTCGACGACATCCGCCCCGGTCGCCCCGCACCGCTGTTCGCGCTCAACGAGCTCGTGTACTCCTACGGCCACGCATCGCTGTGGGACATGTCGACCTTCCGCCTCGTGCTGGAAGAGGTCGGCTTCGAGCACGTCGAGGAACGAGCGTTCGGCGAGTCGCGCGTACGACCGGCCCCTGACTCGCCCGAGCGGCGCAACGGCACCCTCTACGTCGAGGCGGTCAAGCCCGGCGCAGCACCGCCTCCAAGTTCCACGTGA
- a CDS encoding RsmD family RNA methyltransferase, with the protein MRVISGSARGRKLVAPERSTTRPTSDRVREATFNAIGSLGAVQEAAVLDLFAGSGAMGIEALSRGAARATFVDHDLAARRAIEANLTSCGLTHAAEVVAATAEQFLAGAGRQRRAAFSLVAAVVVAVGITLTEEPDPFLGGLRLHATVIPVIEAVIAVSMTLWITDCVRRRWDRASTLTHAAASASFAAYLLHAPITIALSAALSDVGVPAELKFLAVFAATVFASFGLGWLHTRSHVGGRIL; encoded by the coding sequence ATGAGGGTGATCTCGGGGTCGGCGCGCGGTCGCAAGCTCGTCGCGCCGGAGCGATCGACCACTCGCCCCACGTCCGACCGTGTGCGGGAGGCCACGTTCAACGCCATCGGCAGCCTCGGCGCCGTGCAGGAGGCCGCGGTGCTCGACCTCTTCGCCGGGAGCGGGGCGATGGGGATCGAGGCCCTCTCGCGCGGTGCCGCGCGCGCCACCTTCGTCGACCACGACCTCGCGGCCCGTCGCGCCATCGAGGCGAACCTGACGTCGTGCGGGCTGACGCACGCCGCCGAGGTGGTCGCGGCGACCGCCGAGCAGTTCCTCGCCGGCGCGGGGCGGCAGCGGCGGGCGGCGTTCAGCCTCGTCGCGGCGGTGGTCGTTGCCGTCGGGATCACCCTCACCGAGGAGCCGGACCCGTTCCTCGGCGGGCTGCGCCTCCACGCGACGGTCATCCCGGTCATCGAAGCTGTGATCGCCGTCAGCATGACGCTGTGGATCACCGATTGTGTCCGTCGCAGGTGGGATCGGGCCTCGACGCTCACGCACGCCGCGGCGAGCGCGTCGTTCGCCGCGTACCTGCTACACGCGCCCATCACCATCGCGCTCTCGGCCGCGCTCAGTGACGTCGGAGTGCCGGCGGAGCTGAAGTTCCTGGCCGTTTTCGCCGCCACAGTGTTCGCGTCGTTCGGGTTGGGATGGCTTCACACCCGCTCGCACGTCGGTGGCCGCATCTTGTGA